The genomic segment GCAGTCTCAAGGGGCCAAATTGCCTACCCATGCATCTATTTCTTATGAATAGAAAGTAGATGCTGTAACATCAATCTTTAAAAAGGGGCAATAAACACGACAACACTCatcacgtgtaaagtgcatgattatttgaagaataaagggattaagggttatggtgttcggggcggaaagtggagctgagtccacaaaagatcagccatgatctcattgaatggtgtagcaggctcgaggggccagatggcctactcctgctcctagttcttatgatgcaAGTTTTGCATGTTTTCTTTCTCATTGTGAGCTCCTGATCTATGTCTTTCCAAAGAGGAGAGCAGTCAAATGTAGGTAGATCCTTCTCCAAGAGGAGAGGTTTTTGCGGGAGAATCAATTTGTAGGCTGGGTCGGCATGTTTTCGCAGGGCAGATTTCAGAGACACACGAGTGATTTTACGTTGCCAAGTGAGGCTGCTGAAATTCTATTCTGCACAGGGCAATGACAGAGGGAAATATTTCACCAACCAACTCAAGCTACAAAAAAACACACCATTGATCTAATTGCATGCAATCAGTCTGTTCCCATTCAACCCATTTTTCTCCATCCACATCTCTAATCTAATCCTGATTGTTGACATAGTTTTCTATTTTAAACCACTAACGCAGAAGTAAATACCACAGCCTCAAATCTCTCTAAACAAAGAAGTTTTTCCCGCCCTCTGCTCTCAATCTCTTTAATTTATTTATCTATGGCCCATGTTCTAAACTTCAACTGCTGGGAACTGGCTGCTTCTTTCGCTCCTGCCCTACCATTTCAGTTTACAGATATTCAGGGTCCCGAACAAATGAGAGAGGTTGTTTATTTGTAGAAAATTAGCTCAAACTGTAATGGGGTGTAAATTGTAACAGGCAGGTTACAATATCATTTGTGGCACCATATGCGACATATCATTTTCATATTGTCCCAGCAAGTCTCCTGTGGTGCTATTCACAATAGTGAATAGTAAGAATAGGAAAATTATATCAAGAAAAACAAAGTTACTTCTAAACATTAAAGTGCTCTTTTAGGCTATGTATGTTCCTTCAATTTTATTTAACTGGCGTCAAGTAAACAATGTGTTAAAGCACAGATTGATCAAGAGGTTGCAGATCTCATGGCTCTGGTATTTTATATTGCCTGAGGGCTCGTACATTTGAAATGACAATCTATAAATTTCTTCCTGTTCAGCATTATAGGAATTATGGTACCTGAAGTGTGGCAGCAAAAAGTACACACCCAAAGCATTAAAGGCAGAATTTCCCTGCAACGAACTGCTATTTCTTGGAAAACCGGTGGAGAATGCGACAATTGTTCGGCAAACCATTTAAAGCATCACACATCAGGACATGAGCTCAACAAAACTGCATTTCCTGCACACAACCACTTCTTAACTGATTAAAGGCTGATGTAGACACATATAAAGTTAAAAGTTATTATTTACAAAATCCAAAAGCCAGGATTAATTTTGAGACTGTAATCTAAAAGCATGATTTAGACACTGTATCTGAACATCTTGTAGTtaaccggtttagctcacttggctagacagctggtttgtgatgcagtgaggccaacagcgcgggttcaattcccgtaccggctgatgtTATTGATGAagactccgccttctcaaccttgccccttacctgaggtgtggtgactctcaggttaaatcgccacctgtcagctctcctcctcaaagggggaaaacaacctatggtcatctggcactATTGTGACTTTACCTTGCTTACTAGTTAATCTTTATTTGTATGTGGTTTGGGACACTATCGCTGCATATTCCTGACAGCCTTGGAGGTGATGTGGCAAAGGTTGGCAAGATGATCTAAATTTCAGATTCATGTGAAGTACAAATCCAGGAGTTCCTCATCCACCCAATTACAAAATGCTTTGAGATTGAAGGAATAATTTCTGACTGACGTTTGAAGATGTCTCTGTGAACATGCCAATACATCATTGGGTCTGAGCAGTGCGAAAATGCTGAGAATGAACACAGCCTCAATCAGTCATGCCTCAAATCGGTTCATTGCTGAAAATTGTCATTTAAGATAACTGAACAGAATTCAGGTTACAAAATGGGTGTCACATTCTGAAATGACATCCATAAAATAGCAAAAATGTGCTTaaggaatatttttaaaaatgtaaggaTAGTCATTTGATGACTGAtaacaaaagaaaaaaaatctgcatttttatagcacctctttgttctttgttcttacgggCCTCAGtgcatcccaaagcactttccagTGCAATGAAATACTAGTCTTTTTTAaactcattcaagggatgtgggttttgctggttAAATGAGAAACATAAAAAAACATAGCATCCCTAATGCCCTCGAGGAGGTGGTGATGTGCTGCCTTctggaactactgcagtccatatggtgcagggaacatccagagtgctgttagagaggatgttccaggattatgacccagcagcaatgaaggaaccgtgatatatttccaaatcaggatgttaAGTGGTTTGGAGAACTTCCAGATGGTGATGGTTCCATCTATCTGCTTCCCTGGTCATTCTACATCGCAGTGCCTTTGGCATGTGCTGTCTAAAgagtggcgagttcctgcagtgcatcgtgtagatggtacacactgctgccaatgttGTGCGGTGTTGGAGTGAACGTTTGtgaaagggatgccaatcaagcaggctgctttttctTGATGGTGGTGGGCTTCTcgagtcttgttggagctgcactcatccttcaCTTCTTCTTTGGCAGTACCTCAGTGTCGAAGATTACTTGCTTCCATCTGCCacaggtgggggaggtggtgatcaatgaggtgggtgtgtgggacactctggattctgcATGCTCTATCCTCTGCTTACGTTTGGCCTCCACATGCTCCACTCTGTGATGGTCGAGGTGGTTggcactttcatagaatttacgatgtggagatgtcagcgttggactggggtgagcacagcaagaagtctgacaacaccaggttaaagtttgtttgttttgaatcactagctttcagagcactgctctccgaaacaaacctgttggactttaatctgatgttgtaagacttcttatagaatttacagttcagaaggaggccattcaacccatcaagtctgtaccgacccttggatGGAGCaccccacccgatccccgtaaccccacatgtgGACAATTTGGAGAATTCCTGTACATTGTCTACGTTTTTGATGCATACAGGAGGTTGGGGACCACAGCTTCGCTGTAGAcaatgagcttggtgctggatttgaggtaTCAGTCTTCGAACACTGTTCCTCCGGCATCAGAAGGCTGCACTGGAGTTGATGTTGGATTTCCTCATTGATGTCTGCTCGCcaagaggaggctcccgaggtatgggaaatggtCCACGCTGTCCAGGGGCTCActgtggatcttgatggttggggtGCAGTGGTGTGTGGCAGGAGCAGGCTGGTAGAGAAGCTTTGTTTTCCGAATGTGCAGTTTGAGGCCCATTCTTGCCTCGATGAATGTGTAGACGATAGTTTGTAGTTCGGCCGAGTGTGTGCACACGTCATCTGCGTACTGCAGTTCGATGACAGAAATTGGGGTGTTCTTGGTTCTGCCCTGGAAGCGTCAGAAGTTGAACAGTTTCCCACTTGCCCCGTCGGGTGCTCCACTCCGGCAGGGAGCTTCATGGTGAGCAGGTGGAGTGTTGCGGCGAGGAAACGAAGAGGAGCTTTGGTGCAATAATGcagccctgcttgactccagtttgCACTCATATTGGATCTGTGGTGGGTCCGTTGATGAGGGTCATGGCTTGCATTTCCTcgtggagcaggtggagaatggCGAAGAATTTTTGAGGACAGCTGAATTTGAGAAGGATTGTCCACAATCCCTCACCTGTTGATAGAATCGAAGGCATTTGCAAGATCAAAGAAAGCCATGTACTCAGTGCTgttccctgcacttttcctggattgctGCGCAATGAAGATCATGTCAATTCTGCCTTTTGGCAGGCTGAAGCCGCATTGAGACTCAGTGAGGAGctttcagccactgggaggaggcagTTGAGGAAAATTCTTGCGATGATCTTTCCCTTGGCGGACAGTAGGAAACTCACTCTGTAATTTGTGTAGTCGGACCTGacacctttcttgaagatggtcacaattacagCGCATCTGAGATCTTCTGGTATGCTCTCTTCCTTCCAAACAAGGGCGATGAGGTTGTGCATTCAGGTCGAAGGTGCCTCTCCACCGTATTTTAGTACTTCAGCGGGGATCCCATCTGCTTGGAGGACTTGTTTTTCAGCTGTCGGATGTTATTTTTCCACCTCATGGTGGgatggagctgtgctgggatggcggTAGTGTGCTGCGGGATGGCATTGAGGGCTGTGTCTTGAATAAAGAGGTCCTGAAAGTGCTCACTCCAGTGGTCTTTGAGTCTTTGATGAGCACGCCTCTGgttttggctctcagtggggttGGTCGCTAGGTACTCAGACTGTAGCTGAAGAAGCCACGCACATCGTAGTTGTTGGTGAGTTGCTAAATCTGCACTCTTTCCACCCACCATTTGTTCTTTAGGTCATGGGTTCTTTGTTGCGCCTTGACCTTCAGTTGCCTGTAGGCTTGCTTCCTCTCGCTTAAGTTTTgatggagctgccagttcaggaacgtCTTTCATTTGGGGTTTAGAAGATCCTGGATCTTCTGATCGTTCTCGTTGAACCGATCTTGGTATTTCCTGATTGAGACAAAGAGTGTCTCCTTGCACACGCTGACTATGGGGCTTTTAGGGCGGACAAGGCGCTGTGGGCATTCTGCAGCTCTGGCTTGTTGGTTGTTGCCAGGTTGGCGCTGGCCGTGTCGGCCTTTCTTCTCAGGGTCTTTGAATCCAACGACATTGAGTCTCCTGCGGCAGAGCTTTTCCTGCCTCTGCCGGTTCGGGGCCAGGTCGATGGGAGAGTGGTTTAGTCAGCAATCAGTCCAGCAGGCATCCGCTCCGGTTGTGGCGTGGGTGATGTGGACTTCTtttcaaggggagagtattccatcacactcctgacttgtgctttgtagattgtggacagcctttgggaagtcaggaagtgagtaactcgccacaggattcctagcccctgATCGGCCCTTGAAGCCACAACATTTATATGGATATTCCAGttgattttctggtcaatggtaaccccaggacatTAATAGTGGGGGGGTTCAGTAATGATAAAAGCCGTTGAATcttaaggggcgatggttagattatctcttgttgaagatggtcattgcctggcacttgtgtggcacgaatgttacttgccacttgtcagctcaagccaggatattgtccaggtcttgctgcatttagacatgagctggttcagtttaatcagtgttgcaaGGTAAAAAAACATGGCAGCTAAttagcacacagcaaactcccgtaAATGGcatgtgatgatgaccagataatcaTATGCCATTACCCAGGCATGGAAACAGAGTTAAAATCCAAATAAATCATGATCTTACTTAATAGCGAGACAACCTTGAGGGACTGAACGCCTGCATCTTCTTGTACACTTGACAAACAACCGTTATCTTCTAATGGTAATAACTATTACAACAGCAAGAAAATTAACTACCAGAGAAAATTCTTCAATGTGGGTTTACTTTCATAACTATAGCACATCTTCAAATTGAATGTAGCAGTCTCAACTGTTCAGGTGACAACAAGCGCAATGCATATCAATTGCACAGTTGTTTGAAGGTATCCCTAATCCTTGGAATAATAATTGAGACCGGTCAAATGGGTGCAAAGTGAAGCAATCACTCAGAGAGGGAGAGGGTCGAAAACACCTCAGCAGAATAGAGggaccatcgggggggggggggggggggaagagagagcattTGCATcccaggggaaaggggaggggttgGCAACTCCACcccaggggaaaggggaggggttgGCAACTCCACCCCAGGAGAAAGGGGGTTGGGTTGGCAACCCCAccccaggggaaagggggggggacggGTTGGCAACTCCACCCCAGGGGAAAGGGGGCGGGTTGGCAACCCCACCCCAggggaaagaaggggggggggggctggcaactCCACCCCGGGGAAAAGGGATGGGGCTGGCAACTCCACCCCGGGGGAAAGGGGGTGATGGCAACTCCACACTGGGGAAAGGGGGTGATGGCAACTCCACactggggaaagggggtggtgacAATTCCACACTGGGGGAAAGGGGGTGATGGCAACTCCACACTGGGGGAAAGGGGGTGATGGCAACTCCACactggggaaagggggtggtggcaACTCCACACCGGGGGAAAGTGGGTGGTGACAATTCCACACTGGGGGAAAGTGGGTGGTGACAATTCCACAccgggggaaagggggtggtgacAACTCCACAccgggggaaagggggtggtgacAACTCCACAccgggggaaagggggtggtgacAACTCCACAccgggggaaagggggtggtgacAACTCCACAccgggggaaagggggtggtgacAACTCCACAccgggggaaagggggtggtgacAACTCCACAccgggggaaagggggtggtgacAACTCCACAccgggggaaagggggtggtgacAACTCCACAccgggggaaagggggtggtgacAACTCCACAccgggggaaagggggtggtgacAACTCCACAccgggggaaagggggtggtgacAACTCCACAccgggggaaagggggtggtgacAACTCCAcactgggggggaaagggggtggtggcaACTCCACACcaggggaaagggggtggtggcaACTCCACactggggaaagggggtggtggcaACTCCACAccgggggaaagggggtggtggcaACTGCACactggggaaagggggtggtggcaACTCCACAccgggggaaagggggtggtggcaACTGCACactgggggaaagggggtggtggcaACTCCACactggggaaagggggtggtggcaATTCCACAccgggggaaagggggtggtgatggatggatttgtttattgtcacatgtaccgaggtacagtgaaaagtatttttctgcgagcagctcaacagatcattaagtacatgagaagaaaagggaataaaagaaaatacataaaagggcaacataacatatacaatgtaactacaaaagcactggcatcggatgagggcgtagtgttaataaaatcagtccataagagggtcatttaggagtctggtgacagtggggaagaagctgtttttgagtctgttcgtgcgtgttctcagacttctgtatctcctgcccgatggaagaagttggaagagtgagtaagccgggtgggagggatctttgattatactgcccgctttccccaggcagcgggaagtgtagatggagtcaatggatgggaggcaggtttgtgtgatggactgggcggtgttcacgactctctgaagtttcttgcggtcctgggccgagcagttgccataccaggctgtgatgcagcctgataggatgctttctatggtgcatctcaaaaagttggtaagagtcaatgtggacatgccgaatttcctcagtttcctgaggaagtataggcgctgttgtgctttcttggtggtagcgtcgacgtggatggaccaggacagatttttggagatgtgcacccctcggaatttgaaactgctaaccatctccacctcggccccgttgatgctgacaggggtgtgtacagtactttgcttcctgaagtaaattaccagctctttagttttgctagcactgagggagagattgttgtcgctacaccactccactaggttctctatctccctcctgtattctgactcatccttattcgagatccggcccactatggtcatatcgtcagcaaatgtgtagatggagttggaaccaagttttgccacgcagtcgtgtgtgtgcagggagtagagtagggggctaagtacgcagccttgcggggcaccggtgttgaggactattgtggaggaggtgttgttcattcttactgattgtgatcggttggtcagaaaatcgaggatccagttacagagtggggagccaagtcctaggttttggagctttgatatgagcttggctgggattatggtgttgaaggcggagctgtagtcaataaataggagtctaatgtaggagtccttgttttcgagatgctctagggatgagtgtagggccagggaaatggtgtctgatgtggaccgattgcagcggtatgcgaattgcagtggatcaaggcgttctggaagtatggaggtgatgtgcttcatgatcaacctctcgaagcacttcattacgactgaagtcagggccactggtcggtagtcattgaagcacgttgcctggttcttctttggtaccggtatgatggtggtcttcttgaagcaggtggggacctcggagtggagtagggacaggttaaagatgtccgtgaatacctctgccacctggtccgcgcaggctctgagtgcacgaccagggatcccgtctgggcccgtcgccttccgagggttcactttcaggaaggccaatctgacttcggaagctgtgatggtgggtatgggtgaattatgggctgctggggcactcgccagcggattgttggttacctgctcgaaccgagcatagaatgcattgagttcatcggggagtggtgcgctgctgccagagatactgttcggcttcgctttgtcgcccgttatgttgtttagtccttgccacaaccgccgagagtctatctgtgactctagcttggtttgatattctctcttggcattccgaatggctttgcggaggtcgtacctggatttcttgtataggtcagggtcgtttgccttgaacgcctcagatctgtccttcagtagggagtcaatctcgcgattgagccatggtttccggttggggaacgcacgtactgctttctttggcacgcagtcgtccacacatttgctgatgaagactgtgacggtggtggcatactcatttaagttggtcgctgagttcttaaatatggaccagtccactgtctctaagcagtcacgtaagagctcttctgtctccttggaccagcactgcacaaccttcttagctggattctcccgcttgagtttctgcttgtatgccgggagaaggagcaccgtcttatggtctgatttcccaaagtgcggtcgggggatggaacggtaggcgcccttgatttttgagtagcagtggtcaagagtgttgtcgcccctggtgggacaggagatgtgctggtggatttttggcagtacactcttgaggttggccttgttgaagtctccggccacgatgaacaaggcctctgggtgttctgattcgtagttgtttattactgtgtatagttcatccagcgccttcctcactactgcctggggtgggatgtagaccactgtgataatggctgaagtgaactcatgtggaagataatatggcggcacttcacggtcaggtattccaggtctgggagcagtaggtcgccagagtcgccacatccaagcaccaggagaagttgatgaggaggcaaacctccacccttcgctttgcctgatgatgccgtgcggtccgcccggtgaattgagaagccttcaggttgtatggcacagtccggtgaggtgggggtgagccatgcctctgtgaaacagagcacacagcagtctcttacttccctctgagaggtaagtttggcgttaagttcatccaacttgttttcgatcgcttgtacGTTTGCCagcagtatgctggggagaggggtcttgaaaccgcgttgcttcagtctaacctgcagaccgccgcgtttccctcgctaccttggtcggcggctgctgctggatgatcctgggatccgatggccgatgtcagctcttgtggaaggtaggtggttgcgtctggcgggatccagggcgctggcggggatcagggcgctgtttacatatctggggtcgtgtctggcagggtcccgggcactggttgagatataggggttgctcggggggcatgtttgtgatctggatgggtcccggcgttctgcggatgCGGGAATATCTTGCAGCGTGTTTgggtcctcgtgcgcggtctctgccgtttcgggggtcctgggtcgtgggcaaggGCATCCTGAGGCATGGTGGGCTGGGACCTGTGGTctcttccctccctgggcgctcctggggtcggatcttgaagtaggcccggtcgagcctccacgtggatttttctttcttccatcaccaggtaggtcaggtcgctgggcgggtctctcggggtcgggtcgctgggcgggtctctcggggtcgcgttgggctgggtcttgccgtcgggggtcggatcGGGAGAAAGGGGGTGGTGGCAACTGCACACCGGGGGAAAGGAGGTGGTGGCAACACCACactgggggaaagggggtggtggcaACTGCACactgggggaaagggggtggtggcaACTGCACactgggggaaagggggtggtggcaACTGCACACTGGGGGAAAGGAGGTGGTGGCAACACCACactgggggaaagggggtggtggcaACACCACactgggggaaagggggtggtggcaACACCACactgggggaaagggggtggtggcaACTGCACactgggggaaagggggtggtggcaACTGCACACTGGGGGAAAGGAGGTGGTGACAACACCACACTGGGGGAAAGGAGGTGGTGGCAACACCACactgggggaaagggggtggtggcaACACCACactgggggaaagggggtggtggcaACACCACactgggggaaagggggtggtggcaACTGCACACCGGGGGAAAGGAGGTGGCAACTCCACactgggggaaagggggtggtggcaacaccaacccggggggggggggctagcaaacCCCATCCCGAAAAGAAGGGGGAATGGCAGCTCCACCCCGGGGAAACATCTCACCCAGGGGCACTGGAGATGGAGGGCATCTCACCTCAGTTGAGGGGGAAAGGTCGGATATGGTCCATCGAAATGGGGGATATGTCCGCTGAAGGGGAAAGGTTGAGGGTCACAGGGAGGGCACTGGGGGTCTCTAATGCCGTGGGGAGTTgttgtctgcgggggggggggggggcgtctcccCGGCCCGGACCTGTGACTCCGGCAGGGCCGCCGGGTGAggaccctggggggagggggttcgcTGGGCCCCGGGCCCGGGTTCGGTTcaggcccaggcccaggcccaggcccaggcccaggcccGGCCCCGGGCCGCGCTCTCACCTGCTGCTGGCTCCGTGATCGCGCCGCCGTCCGCGCGCCCGCGCTCGGGAACGCGCTGATGTCCCAGTGGGCGTGGCCAGTGAGTCCCGGGGAAAGGAGAAGAGCAGCTCGGGGAATGCCAGAGAAACCCAGTGTCAGGATCTGGGTAAGATCGCTAATCGTGTGCACACTGAGGCTTTAATAGTACATAACCTGCAATTATACACTTTTCACAGCTGTGGGACTTCCTGAAgtgtttttctcccacagtcctgTCACAAGGTCCCATACCAACAGGATTTTCTAGTTGTCTGAGGGATAAATGTGGCGAGGATACCAGGGAGAACCCACCTACTTTTCAAATAGTGACTGGCATTTTTTGTGGTCacctcagaggacggacacagccTCGATTTGACAAgcatcaacaatgcaccattcacccctcagtgctgaccctccaaccgtctgacactccctcagtgctgaccctccaaccgtctgacactccctcagtgctgaccctccatccgtgtgacactccctcagggctgaccctccaaccgtgtgacactccctcagtgctgaccctccatccgtgtgacactccctcagggctgaccctccatccatgtgacactccctcaatgctgaccctccaaccgtgtggcactccctcagtgctgaccctccaaccgtgtggcactccctcagtgctgaccctccaaccgtgagacactccctcagtgctgaccctccaaccgtgtgacactccctcagggctgaccctcCAAACGTGAGACActacctcaatgctgaccctccaaccgtgagacactccctcagtgctgaccctccaaccgtgtgacactccctcaatgctgaccctccaaccgtgtggcactccctcaatgctgaccctccaaccgtgagatactccctcagtgctgaccctccaaccgtgagacactccctcagtgctgaccctccaaccgtgtgacactccctcaatgctgaccctccaaccatgagacactccctcagtgctgaccctccaaccgtgtgacactccctcaatgctgaccctccaaccgtgagacactccctcaatgctgaccctccaaccatgtggcactccctcagtgctgagcctccaaccgtgtgacactccctcaatgctgaccctccaaacgtgagacactccctcaatgctgaccctccaaccatgtggcactccctcagtgctgaccctccaaccgtgtgacactccctcaatgctgaccctccaaccgtgtgacactccctcagtgctgaccctccaaccgtgtgacactccctcaatgaTGTCCCTCCAAccatgtgacactccctcagtgctgaccctccaaccatgagacactccctcagtgctgaccctccatccgtgtgacactccctcagtgctgaccctccaaacgtgagacactccctcaatgctgaccctccaaccgtgagacactccctcagtgctgaccctccaaccatttgacactccctcagtgctgaccctccgtgaGACACTCCCTCAATCCTACCCTCCAACCATGTGACACTCactcaatgctgaccctccaaccgtgtgacactccctcaatgctgaccctccatcgtgagacactccctcagtgctgatcctccaaccgtgagacactccctcagtgctgatcctccaaccgtgtgacactccctcagtgctgaccctccaaccgtctgacactccctcagtgctgaccctccaaccgtctgacactccctcagtgctgaccctccaaccgtctgacactccctcagtgctgaccctccaaccgtgtgacactccctcagggctgaccctcCAAACGTGAGACActacctcaa from the Scyliorhinus torazame isolate Kashiwa2021f chromosome 10, sScyTor2.1, whole genome shotgun sequence genome contains:
- the rnf141 gene encoding RING finger protein 141 isoform X1, encoding MGFASPPPPGWCCHHPLSPSVELPPPFPRCAVATTPFPPVWCCHHPLSPSVVLPPPPFPQCGVATTSFPPVWCCHHLLSPSVQLPPPPFPQCAVATTPFPPVWCCHHPLSPSVVLPPPPFPQCGVATTSFPPVCSCHHPLSPSVQLPPPPFPQCAVATTPFPPVWCCHHLLSPGVQLPPPPFSRSDPRRQDPAQRDPERPAQRPDPERPAQRPDLPGDGRKKNPRGGSTGPTSRSDPRSAQGGKRPQVPAHHASGCPCPRPRTPETAETAHEDPNTLQDIPASAERRDPSRSQTCPPSNPYISTSARDPARHDPRYVNSALIPASALDPARRNHLPSTRADIGHRIPGSSSSSRRPRSFTNDPNLEPVLKPPISCPVMGQHISNQTPAVFNKLPDRMMKHAALVRESGFLTYEEFLARVAELNEITERLTAGQEKCLLFEVQPGSDSSALWKVIVRIVSSKINKTTGNIDASRILNLYQFTQLYREITMQAGGVLTQSSICEGTAADGSSCQASIWLGKIKEMTDEEECCICMDGRADLILPCTHSFCQKCIDKWSDHNRNCPICRLQVKEAGDSWVVSDAPTEEDIANYILKMADEAGQPHKP